One region of uncultured Methanolobus sp. genomic DNA includes:
- a CDS encoding DUF4114 domain-containing protein, with product MNLKSFFSVGVVIILIMSIFSLIVSAYGSGTEADPYRVYTLDDLQNMNNDLDAHYILMNDIDASATSTWNGGKGFDPIGDSLSNAFEGTFDGQGYTISNLFIDRGTAYNGLFGCTMGPYLVDDTFSVMNLNLENVSITGGYLTGGLIGDDSSGGAYRCSVSGNVSGIDGVGGLIGSTNEGDVAESFTTGTVCSTRNVGGIVGDMSSSSELTNSYSSMNVSGDNRVGGLVGHVYLSTVTNSYSYGSVNGNTEVGGLIGSDRYSTVTFSYWNTETSGQSSSGGGTGNTTAEMQTQSTFVGWDFNDTWVMQGYPILKSTIEDTSLFILFDSLSDDTKSNETINVSGTVSTQITSDITINHNGNISSVPVENGSFTCTLNLSTANNITASGTDVAGKIYSATILLDGDMLSADGELKMGFDPLDPDSDSTLTPEDESGNGIPDGLETLDNQLPSFAKYRIGADPLKEDTDDDNLTDYFELMQLGLITDIGSNDTDGDGILDEDEDIDEDGLTNLEEQNYGTDPLKPDTDGDTLNDSFEVNIFGSNPLLVDSDDDGLEDDSEFRLGTDPNNSDTYGDGTPDGLRTFTSNASDSSLGTSVSINGIGDLAQNVSITQENSSYYTNISSMVSPLVAISLNESFNYVDISIEYDPSNVTNASNLSLCYFNETYGLYVPVPSTVDAANHSVSANVSHLSTWAVFDESELMALYKAISEYNHETYYGPTPSIPEPGDSVIVPYDSNVVITFLASNSGYNDQFGLSSPSSMFFGYGYSTPAGTVFDLGNYTNGTELILYLTNQPGQTFYSGPASRNPDNVAHAYVKSISDDTWNVGWEDLYGGGDRDYNDIIYNITFTNLMIDSDGDGLTDYMETHGIMDNMGNTYCTDPENPDTDGDGLTDGEETGVSTTGSNPFIKYSFNVVSNPKKVDSDNDGIDDPDEAEFSTEMLEEDTDHDGLKDGLELEIGTEPLLKDTDFDGHDDKEEYNDPDHDPLVYEKRYSHYEIIEEITLGAVFGEFGYDEHDSVYYLTGHLISGLVAVGDIRDLLASVSHGDELGVVLNIAAVVPLWGDGAKVVSNVGEFGAKHADEAGIVAIKLIDYVPSTSLKANVLKASSSDDFYGLVAKGFDDNSIIKLSEQGIDFVKFNKALDATSAFADYPGLGTFLRLQIDDTGTILKDRCTFNAKKAAAAQNAGKSTYVDRFVNNLKGAYTEDLLAKHIGGDEIVVGLSHVNKGGIDYAGLITTTTPQTLKIGEAKAVQSLSLSKLKNYITPNKVTGELEFNFNYARGKLGDEHLKDSSIQKEFVLYINSPESETIKQALDLPSSVQYSYKDRLGQMITETVTITVKTVSE from the coding sequence ATCTTGAGAACGTCTCTATCACGGGAGGTTACCTCACTGGTGGACTTATTGGTGATGATTCGTCGGGTGGAGCATATCGATGTTCGGTGTCTGGTAATGTTAGCGGTATTGATGGGGTAGGCGGACTTATCGGGTCTACAAATGAAGGGGATGTTGCAGAATCGTTCACTACAGGTACTGTGTGTAGTACTCGTAACGTGGGTGGTATCGTTGGTGACATGTCCAGTAGTAGTGAACTGACCAATTCATATTCATCAATGAATGTTTCTGGTGATAATCGTGTAGGTGGTCTGGTTGGACATGTTTATCTGAGCACTGTTACAAATTCGTACTCATATGGTTCAGTCAATGGAAATACCGAAGTTGGAGGACTTATTGGTAGTGATCGTTATTCCACTGTAACCTTTTCATACTGGAATACTGAAACGTCAGGCCAGTCATCCAGTGGGGGAGGTACAGGTAACACAACAGCAGAGATGCAGACACAAAGCACGTTTGTAGGTTGGGATTTCAATGATACTTGGGTGATGCAAGGTTATCCTATACTGAAATCAACGATAGAAGATACCTCGCTTTTCATTCTCTTTGACAGTCTTTCTGATGACACAAAGTCAAATGAAACGATCAATGTATCAGGTACTGTAAGTACTCAGATAACATCTGATATAACAATCAATCACAATGGAAACATATCCTCTGTCCCGGTGGAGAACGGTAGTTTTACTTGTACTCTTAACCTTTCAACAGCTAACAATATCACTGCTTCAGGTACTGATGTAGCCGGAAAGATTTATTCTGCAACTATCTTGCTTGACGGAGATATGCTATCTGCTGATGGTGAGCTTAAAATGGGTTTTGATCCACTGGACCCTGACTCGGATTCAACACTTACGCCTGAAGATGAAAGTGGCAATGGTATCCCTGACGGTCTGGAAACATTAGATAATCAACTGCCCTCTTTTGCAAAATATCGTATAGGCGCTGATCCTCTTAAAGAAGATACTGACGATGACAATCTGACAGACTATTTCGAACTGATGCAGCTTGGATTGATTACAGATATTGGTTCAAATGATACTGATGGCGATGGTATTCTTGATGAAGATGAGGATATCGATGAGGATGGACTTACAAATCTCGAAGAGCAGAATTATGGCACTGATCCTCTCAAACCTGATACTGATGGAGATACACTGAATGACAGTTTTGAAGTAAACATTTTTGGTTCAAACCCACTTCTGGTTGACAGTGACGATGATGGGCTTGAAGATGACAGTGAGTTCCGGCTTGGTACAGACCCCAATAACTCTGATACGTATGGTGACGGCACTCCTGACGGATTAAGAACGTTTACTTCCAATGCTTCAGACAGCAGTTTAGGAACCAGTGTTTCTATTAATGGAATTGGTGATCTGGCACAAAATGTGAGTATCACTCAAGAGAATTCTTCGTATTATACAAATATTTCATCTATGGTATCTCCACTGGTTGCTATCAGTCTGAACGAGTCATTCAACTATGTGGATATCAGTATTGAGTATGATCCATCTAATGTCACTAATGCCTCCAATTTGTCTCTTTGCTATTTTAATGAGACTTATGGTTTGTACGTTCCTGTGCCATCCACAGTAGACGCTGCAAATCACTCGGTAAGTGCGAATGTCTCTCATTTGAGCACATGGGCGGTTTTTGATGAATCTGAACTTATGGCTCTGTATAAAGCTATAAGTGAATATAATCATGAAACCTACTATGGGCCAACACCCAGTATACCTGAACCGGGGGATAGTGTGATTGTTCCATATGATTCTAATGTAGTCATAACATTCCTTGCTTCTAATTCAGGATACAACGATCAGTTTGGTCTCTCAAGTCCTTCAAGCATGTTCTTTGGTTATGGATACAGTACTCCTGCTGGAACGGTATTCGATCTTGGAAACTATACAAATGGTACCGAGTTGATTCTTTATCTGACCAATCAACCAGGGCAAACATTTTACAGTGGTCCTGCCAGCAGGAACCCTGATAATGTGGCACATGCTTATGTGAAATCAATCAGTGATGATACGTGGAATGTCGGATGGGAAGATCTGTACGGCGGCGGTGACAGGGATTATAACGACATCATATACAACATTACTTTTACCAATCTCATGATTGACTCAGATGGAGATGGCCTGACAGACTATATGGAAACTCATGGAATAATGGACAATATGGGTAATACATACTGTACTGACCCAGAAAATCCTGATACCGATGGAGATGGTCTAACCGATGGGGAAGAAACAGGAGTTTCAACAACTGGTTCCAATCCTTTCATAAAATATAGTTTCAATGTAGTCAGCAATCCAAAAAAGGTAGACTCCGACAATGACGGCATTGACGACCCCGATGAGGCAGAATTCTCAACAGAAATGTTGGAAGAGGATACCGACCATGACGGTTTGAAGGATGGGCTGGAGCTTGAAATCGGAACAGAACCTCTTCTTAAGGATACTGATTTCGATGGTCACGATGATAAAGAGGAATATAATGACCCTGACCATGATCCACTGGTTTATGAGAAGAGGTATAGTCACTATGAAATTATAGAAGAAATAACACTCGGAGCTGTTTTTGGAGAATTTGGCTACGACGAGCATGACAGTGTTTACTACCTGACAGGTCACCTCATAAGTGGTCTAGTCGCTGTCGGGGATATTAGGGACTTATTGGCATCAGTAAGCCATGGGGATGAGCTTGGTGTAGTCTTAAACATTGCTGCCGTTGTTCCACTGTGGGGGGATGGGGCTAAAGTAGTATCCAACGTAGGAGAGTTTGGTGCAAAGCATGCCGATGAAGCTGGAATTGTCGCCATCAAGCTAATAGACTACGTACCATCAACATCGTTAAAAGCCAATGTCTTAAAAGCAAGTTCAAGCGATGACTTCTACGGATTGGTCGCTAAAGGTTTCGATGATAACTCCATAATCAAACTAAGTGAACAGGGTATTGACTTTGTAAAATTCAACAAGGCACTGGATGCGACAAGTGCTTTTGCCGACTATCCTGGTCTGGGCACATTCCTGAGATTACAGATAGATGATACCGGCACTATCCTGAAAGATAGATGCACATTCAATGCAAAGAAAGCTGCTGCAGCTCAAAACGCAGGTAAATCCACATATGTAGACCGTTTTGTTAACAATCTCAAAGGAGCATATACGGAAGATCTGCTGGCGAAGCATATTGGGGGAGATGAAATAGTAGTAGGTTTATCCCATGTAAACAAAGGTGGTATTGACTATGCCGGTCTTATTACCACAACTACGCCTCAAACGCTGAAGATAGGAGAAGCTAAGGCAGTACAGAGTTTGTCATTGTCGAAGCTGAAGAATTATATAACTCCGAACAAAGTTACAGGTGAATTAGAATTCAACTTTAACTATGCCCGTGGGAAACTTGGGGATGAGCACCTAAAAGATTCATCTATTCAGAAAGAATTTGTGCTTTACATAAATAGTCCAGAAAGTGAAACTATTAAGCAAGCATTAGACTTACCTTCAAGTGTACAATATAGTTATAAAGACCGTTTGGGACAGATGATAACCGAAACTGTTACAATTACTGTTAAAACAGTGAGTGAATAA
- a CDS encoding P-loop NTPase: MTIHACSESSELIRKSIKFAEILKVPVIGIVENMEGIICPHCDEKIELFGKGGVEKAAADFNVPILGELPMDPKIAEIEDSGKVHTDINEEMLWGKEFASIVDSVEGFKK; this comes from the coding sequence ATGACCATCCATGCATGCTCAGAGTCTTCTGAGCTTATCAGGAAATCCATCAAGTTCGCAGAGATCCTGAAAGTCCCTGTAATCGGTATCGTAGAGAATATGGAAGGAATTATCTGCCCGCACTGCGATGAAAAGATCGAACTCTTCGGCAAAGGTGGAGTCGAGAAGGCAGCAGCCGATTTCAATGTGCCAATTCTTGGTGAACTCCCAATGGACCCAAAGATTGCAGAGATCGAAGACAGCGGAAAAGTCCACACTGATATTAATGAAGAAATGCTCTGGGGCAAGGAGTTCGCTTCGATTGTGGATTCTGTTGAGGGGTTTAAGAAATAA
- a CDS encoding VWA domain-containing protein, translated as MVILLTDGQGSYSSSYTQQAIANNITVYTVGLGSGVNSDLLTSIATATGGQYYPVSSAGDLPEVFRVISENIVDTDGDDLPDIVETSGFRDGLGNWYTTDPENPDTDGDGLGTLLNALALVPGYGDAAKVTTTTAEFVGKNPHTISAVVFFVVKRVDDSIDVVRKTYGDAIVNSLKSKGLSDGDVIQLVKKKVNLNELHTAYKIGNDVVYITSKQYKHITDRHVTGVIKGKAGKRTDFFPTGNEVRPGVTTPDVMDVQDVDNLIKESIQFGTITKIDGNMVFYNWNPNAFGISQMETLITTEGKLITSYPKAGSNVIGKFD; from the coding sequence ATGGTCATCCTGCTTACAGACGGACAGGGTTCCTATAGCAGTTCCTACACTCAGCAGGCCATAGCCAATAATATCACTGTATATACTGTAGGTCTTGGTAGCGGAGTAAACAGCGACCTGCTTACAAGTATCGCAACAGCAACCGGAGGACAGTACTATCCTGTATCCTCAGCCGGTGATTTGCCGGAAGTTTTCAGGGTCATTTCTGAGAATATTGTGGACACTGATGGAGATGACTTACCTGATATCGTTGAAACGTCTGGTTTCAGGGACGGTCTTGGAAACTGGTACACAACTGACCCGGAAAATCCTGATACAGATGGTGACGGACTTGGAACGCTGTTGAATGCTTTAGCCTTAGTCCCGGGATATGGTGACGCAGCAAAAGTTACAACCACAACAGCTGAATTTGTCGGAAAGAATCCACATACAATCTCTGCAGTTGTATTTTTTGTGGTGAAACGTGTTGATGACTCGATAGATGTAGTGCGGAAAACATATGGTGATGCCATTGTCAATAGCTTGAAATCAAAGGGATTAAGTGATGGTGACGTAATACAATTGGTGAAGAAGAAAGTTAATCTGAATGAACTTCATACTGCTTATAAAATTGGCAATGATGTAGTCTATATAACTTCAAAACAGTATAAACATATTACTGATAGACATGTTACAGGTGTCATAAAAGGCAAGGCTGGAAAGCGTACTGATTTCTTCCCTACTGGCAATGAAGTGAGACCAGGAGTAACAACACCTGATGTTATGGATGTTCAAGATGTCGATAATTTAATCAAAGAAAGTATACAATTTGGAACAATAACCAAAATCGACGGGAACATGGTTTTTTATAATTGGAATCCAAATGCTTTTGGAATATCTCAAATGGAAACGTTGATAACTACAGAAGGAAAACTTATTACTTCATATCCAAAAGCTGGATCAAATGTAATAGGGAAGTTTGATTGA
- a CDS encoding IS66 family transposase: protein MEREEILAVYEAGPEAVIELVTRLLGIIEQQALQIAQLEERVKHLEEMLDKNSCNSSKPPSTDSYARKKPKVKAQRKKSDRSAGGQNGHPGTTLRMNDEPDELVVHHIDKCIKCGGSLVSVSPDYERRQVFDIPLITIKCIEHRCEIKKCPECSHMNKAVFPDGVTQPTQYGHRVRSFAVYLHTNQLLPYQRVVKLFSDILGCRISPATIVNIERNCYDKLEAFESGVRYLLKQSHAINLDETGLRINASRNWLHVAGTKNLTYYFVHKKRGSQAMDAMGILPGYTGVATHDFWKPYYKYDCQHSLCNAHLLRELTGVAEYSDQEWPKLMGDLLVCIKHQVDNGLLDTELIQKFSEDYDHITCYGMNEIPPDPESDVQSKKRGRKKQTAAKNLLDRFIRFKEDILRFMYDPDVSFDNNQAERDIRMTKVQQKISGTFRSEQGARNFCRIRGYVSTVNKKSLSVIDSISEIFNGNPLVYLLQN from the coding sequence ATGGAACGAGAAGAAATACTTGCGGTTTATGAAGCTGGTCCAGAAGCAGTAATAGAACTTGTAACTCGATTACTTGGAATCATTGAACAACAAGCTCTCCAAATTGCACAGCTTGAAGAACGTGTCAAGCATCTGGAAGAAATGCTTGATAAGAATAGTTGCAATAGTAGCAAACCACCTTCTACTGATTCTTATGCACGGAAAAAACCGAAGGTAAAAGCTCAGAGAAAAAAGAGTGATCGATCTGCTGGTGGACAAAATGGTCATCCGGGTACTACACTGAGAATGAATGATGAACCGGATGAACTTGTTGTTCATCATATAGACAAATGCATCAAGTGTGGGGGATCGTTAGTTTCTGTGTCCCCTGATTATGAAAGAAGACAGGTCTTTGACATTCCTCTAATAACCATCAAGTGCATTGAACATCGCTGTGAGATAAAAAAATGTCCTGAATGTTCTCATATGAACAAAGCAGTTTTTCCGGATGGTGTAACTCAGCCAACTCAATATGGTCATCGAGTTAGGTCCTTTGCAGTTTATTTGCACACTAACCAGCTACTTCCCTATCAGCGTGTTGTCAAATTGTTCTCTGATATTTTAGGATGCAGGATCAGTCCTGCTACAATAGTGAACATCGAACGCAATTGCTATGATAAACTTGAAGCATTTGAAAGCGGAGTGAGATATCTCCTGAAGCAATCTCATGCTATCAACCTTGATGAAACAGGTTTAAGAATAAACGCATCCCGTAATTGGCTTCATGTAGCAGGTACTAAGAACCTCACATATTATTTTGTACATAAAAAAAGAGGGTCGCAAGCAATGGACGCCATGGGTATCCTGCCAGGTTATACTGGTGTTGCAACACATGATTTCTGGAAACCGTACTACAAATATGATTGCCAGCATTCATTATGTAATGCACATCTGTTAAGAGAGTTAACCGGAGTTGCTGAATACAGTGATCAAGAGTGGCCAAAGCTAATGGGTGATCTGTTGGTGTGCATCAAACACCAGGTAGATAATGGTCTTTTAGATACTGAACTAATTCAAAAGTTCAGTGAGGATTATGATCACATTACCTGTTATGGAATGAACGAAATTCCTCCTGATCCGGAATCAGATGTGCAGTCTAAAAAACGAGGACGTAAGAAGCAAACTGCAGCAAAGAACCTGCTGGATCGGTTCATAAGGTTTAAGGAGGATATCTTGCGGTTTATGTACGACCCGGACGTTTCGTTTGATAACAATCAGGCGGAAAGAGATATCAGAATGACGAAGGTACAGCAGAAGATATCAGGTACTTTCCGTAGTGAACAAGGGGCTAGAAATTTCTGCCGCATTAGAGGATACGTTTCTACTGTAAACAAGAAATCTCTATCGGTTATAGACTCGATTAGTGAAATATTCAATGGGAATCCACTTGTTTATTTATTGCAGAATTGA
- a CDS encoding glycosyltransferase family 4 protein: MLKIATIAFKCEIQERYLVKGIDIIEGAASELKEHQFYIFGNTQKIIPENDNVVFCGFLEHHQVLKKLKDFDFYFQPSRSESFGMAVLEAMSLGLTPIVSNRGALPEIVGNTGIIFDFSVSEAIKVLKEPLKIDEDKLKSRSKLFSYENRKREIHKIIEELVFA, translated from the coding sequence ATGTTGAAGATAGCAACTATTGCGTTTAAATGTGAAATACAGGAAAGATACTTGGTAAAAGGTATCGATATTATTGAGGGCGCAGCCTCTGAACTTAAAGAGCATCAATTCTACATTTTTGGAAATACCCAGAAAATAATACCCGAAAATGATAATGTAGTCTTTTGTGGTTTTCTCGAACATCACCAGGTTCTCAAAAAATTGAAAGATTTCGATTTTTATTTCCAGCCATCAAGGTCTGAATCTTTCGGGATGGCTGTACTTGAAGCGATGTCTCTTGGACTTACACCTATTGTGTCCAATAGAGGTGCGTTGCCAGAGATAGTAGGAAATACAGGGATAATTTTCGATTTTTCCGTAAGCGAAGCTATAAAAGTACTGAAGGAACCACTCAAGATTGATGAAGACAAGCTTAAGTCACGCTCTAAGCTTTTTTCTTATGAAAACAGAAAGAGAGAGATTCATAAAATAATTGAAGAGTTGGTTTTCGCTTGA
- the gmd gene encoding GDP-mannose 4,6-dehydratase, whose amino-acid sequence MVKKALITGITGQDGAYLAEFLLKKGYIVHGIKRRSSSFNTERIDHLYKDPHERNNNFYLHYGDLTDSTNLIRIIQEIKPDEIYNLAAQSHVQVSFETPEYTANADALGTLRILEAIRILGLEKKTKFYQASTSELYGKVQEIPQSETTPFYPRSPYAAAKLYAYWIGINYREAYNMFISNGVLFNHESPIRGETFVTRKITMAAAKISEGLQDKLYLGNLDAKRDWGFAGDYIEAMWLMLQQDKPDDFVIATGETHSVREFAELAFRETGIEIHWQGEEENEVGINSVTGKVVIEIDSRYYRPTEVELLIGDPTKARDKLGWEAKVTFSELVKIMVEKDVERVKNSHIPHAWNSKETARH is encoded by the coding sequence ATGGTAAAAAAAGCGCTTATTACAGGAATAACAGGTCAAGATGGTGCGTATCTTGCAGAATTTCTTTTAAAAAAAGGATATATAGTACACGGAATAAAAAGAAGATCATCGTCATTTAATACAGAAAGGATTGATCACCTATACAAGGACCCTCATGAAAGGAATAATAACTTTTATCTCCACTATGGAGACTTAACAGACTCAACTAATCTTATTAGAATTATTCAGGAGATAAAGCCTGATGAAATCTATAACCTTGCTGCCCAGAGTCATGTACAGGTTTCTTTTGAAACACCTGAATATACCGCAAATGCCGATGCACTGGGAACGTTGAGAATACTTGAAGCAATACGCATACTGGGTCTTGAAAAGAAAACCAAATTCTACCAGGCATCCACCAGCGAATTATACGGAAAAGTACAGGAAATACCCCAGAGTGAAACAACTCCGTTCTATCCACGAAGCCCATATGCTGCAGCAAAACTATACGCCTACTGGATAGGCATAAATTACAGAGAAGCCTATAACATGTTCATAAGTAATGGTGTACTTTTTAACCATGAGTCCCCAATTAGAGGGGAGACTTTCGTAACAAGGAAAATTACTATGGCTGCTGCTAAAATATCAGAAGGGTTACAGGACAAGCTCTACCTTGGAAATCTTGATGCAAAAAGAGATTGGGGATTTGCAGGGGACTATATTGAAGCAATGTGGCTTATGCTTCAGCAAGACAAACCGGATGACTTCGTCATTGCAACGGGTGAAACACATTCCGTCAGAGAATTTGCAGAGCTGGCTTTCAGGGAAACTGGAATTGAAATCCATTGGCAGGGTGAGGAGGAAAATGAAGTTGGGATCAATAGTGTAACAGGAAAAGTTGTCATAGAAATAGATTCCAGGTATTACAGACCTACCGAAGTAGAACTATTAATAGGAGACCCAACAAAGGCTAGAGACAAACTGGGATGGGAAGCAAAAGTAACTTTCTCAGAGCTTGTTAAAATAATGGTTGAAAAAGATGTGGAAAGAGTAAAGAACTCACACATCCCACATGCATGGAACTCTAAAGAAACAGCTAGGCACTGA
- the rfbF gene encoding glucose-1-phosphate cytidylyltransferase, with protein sequence MKVAILCGGKGTRMREETEYKPKPLVEIGGMPILWHIMKIYSHYGYNDFVLCLGYKGNMIKEYFLNIDWFANDFTLQLGKGKSEITNHAHTTEQWNITFADTGENTNTGGRVNKIRKYVEGDDSFFLTYGDGLADINIPNLLDYHKSKNKIATVTGTKPPSRFGLIKSDSAGIVTSFEEKPIINDTINGGFYVLNKGIFDYLEDNCIFEQDSLPPLARARELAMYQHDGFWQPMDTYKEVEEFNRQWNANIRPWVLW encoded by the coding sequence ATGAAAGTTGCGATCCTCTGTGGTGGAAAAGGCACGCGTATGCGTGAAGAAACTGAATATAAGCCTAAGCCGCTGGTGGAAATTGGTGGGATGCCAATATTATGGCATATCATGAAAATCTACAGCCATTACGGATACAATGATTTTGTACTCTGCCTTGGATATAAAGGTAATATGATAAAAGAGTATTTTCTTAACATTGACTGGTTTGCTAACGATTTCACCTTACAGTTGGGCAAAGGTAAGAGTGAAATTACAAACCATGCCCATACAACTGAACAGTGGAACATCACCTTTGCAGATACCGGGGAAAATACAAACACCGGGGGACGTGTAAACAAAATAAGGAAATATGTGGAAGGTGATGACAGCTTTTTCCTCACATATGGTGACGGGCTGGCTGATATAAATATACCAAATCTTCTTGATTATCACAAATCAAAAAATAAGATAGCAACCGTAACCGGTACTAAACCACCTTCAAGATTCGGACTGATAAAAAGTGATTCAGCAGGAATAGTTACATCTTTTGAAGAGAAACCAATTATTAATGATACGATAAATGGCGGATTCTACGTTTTGAATAAGGGCATATTTGATTATCTGGAGGATAACTGCATTTTTGAACAGGATTCACTTCCACCTTTAGCTAGGGCCAGGGAACTTGCGATGTATCAGCATGACGGTTTCTGGCAACCAATGGATACTTACAAAGAAGTAGAGGAATTTAATAGGCAGTGGAATGCCAATATTCGGCCTTGGGTACTCTGGTGA
- a CDS encoding GDP-mannose 4,6-dehydratase, translating into MPIFGLGYSGDYMNPVWKNKNVFVTGATGLVGSWLTKFLLDQEANVTALVRDHVPKSILWSSSPDFDYISDKLNVVNGDLENYMLLERALNEYEIEVVFHLGAQTIVGIANRNPLSTFESNIRGTYNLLEAGRRNPSVKCIVVASSDKAYGEQEILPYSEDTPLQGTHPYDVSKSCTDLLSYTYYNTYKLPVCITRCGNFYGPGDLNFNRIIPGTIRSLLNDEKPVIRSDGTFIRDYFYVKDGALAYMMLAEKILEDRSIHGEAFNFSTESQITVLDLVNRIIEQMKPGTEPVILNEARNEIKNQYLCAEKARNILEWESKYTLESSLAETIEWYRQMKSD; encoded by the coding sequence ATGCCAATATTCGGCCTTGGGTACTCTGGTGATTACATGAATCCTGTGTGGAAAAATAAAAATGTGTTTGTTACTGGTGCCACCGGACTTGTTGGATCATGGCTGACAAAATTTTTACTTGATCAGGAAGCAAACGTAACAGCCCTTGTCAGGGACCATGTTCCAAAATCAATTTTATGGAGCAGTTCCCCTGATTTTGACTATATTTCAGATAAATTGAATGTTGTTAACGGCGATCTTGAAAATTATATGCTTCTGGAAAGAGCACTGAATGAGTACGAGATAGAAGTTGTTTTCCATCTTGGAGCACAAACTATCGTTGGTATTGCCAACAGGAATCCCCTATCTACTTTTGAAAGTAATATCCGTGGGACTTACAATCTGCTTGAGGCGGGTCGTCGTAATCCTAGTGTTAAATGCATTGTTGTCGCATCAAGTGACAAAGCCTATGGTGAACAGGAAATTTTGCCGTATTCCGAGGATACACCACTACAGGGAACTCATCCCTATGATGTTTCAAAAAGCTGTACAGATCTTCTATCATATACCTATTATAACACTTACAAATTACCCGTATGTATCACACGCTGCGGTAATTTCTATGGGCCAGGGGATCTTAACTTCAACAGGATAATTCCCGGAACAATCCGTTCATTGCTTAATGATGAAAAGCCTGTGATCAGAAGTGATGGTACCTTCATCAGGGATTATTTCTATGTCAAAGATGGTGCGCTTGCCTATATGATGCTGGCTGAGAAAATATTAGAGGATAGGTCCATCCACGGGGAAGCATTTAATTTCAGTACTGAAAGCCAGATCACCGTTTTGGACCTTGTTAATAGGATAATAGAACAAATGAAACCAGGCACAGAACCTGTCATCTTGAACGAGGCCAGAAATGAGATAAAAAACCAGTATCTGTGTGCTGAAAAAGCCAGAAATATACTCGAATGGGAATCGAAATACACACTGGAATCATCCCTTGCTGAAACAATAGAATGGTACAGACAGATGAAAAGTGACTGA